One Bacteroidales bacterium genomic window, AATTTTGACTGGGTCAGGAATTCTCCGGGTAAACCTATATCCGAGGACCATTTTACTGCAGAATGGAACGGATATATAGAGCCCCTTTATTCTGAAACCTATCAATTTGAAGCAGAAGCAGATGATGCAGTAAAGGTATGGATTGACAATACTTTGGTTGTTGATGCCGGAAATCAGTCAGTTGACGGAACCCAGAGCAATGTGATGGAAGCGGGTAAAGGATTGAAAAACAATGGAATGATAAAACTTCAGGCCGGGAGAAAGTATCCTGTAAGGGTAGAATACCAGGAAAAAACCCAGAATGCGCACCTATTTCTGCGTTGGTCATCAGCCAGCCAGTTAAAAGAAGTGATACCGGCAGATCGTTTTTCGCTCAAAGCCGACAGAGGCTCACAACCGGGCTTGCAGGCCACCTATCGTTCAAAAGCAACCTGGCATTGTTATACCCGTCAGAATGAAAATACCTATGCTATTGCCCTTGAATGGCCAAAAGATAATGTGCTCCGGTTAAACCTGGACCTGGCTGATCAGGCAAAAATTGAGCTGCTGGGCCGGCCCGGAGAACTTCCCTGGAAAAGGGAATCAAAAGGCATCAGTGTTGATTTGAGTAGTATTAAAATTGCAGAATTACCCTGTGAATGGGCGTGGGTGTTCAGGATCGGTAATTAGGGGGGAGATGTGCCTAAATGTTGGATGAGGAGATGAGGAGATGAGGAGATGAGGAGATGAGGAGATGAGGGAGAAGAGATAGGAGATGGGGGAGAGCCTTTGGCTAGGAGATGATAGGATGAGGAGATGGGGAGATGAAGGGATGAGGAGATGTCCGGAGGGGAGCCTTTGGCTTGAAGATGAGGAGATTATGAGAAGGGGAGAGTGGGAGAGTTGGAGGAATTAGAATTTAGATTTACGTGTCTACTTCTGAGATAAAGATAAAATATACTCCGGGGGTTGACTCCCCTTTTGAAAAATTGGTGACAATCTTTATGGTAATTTAAACCTGTCAGGTTTTCGAAACCTGACAGGTTTAAGAACCGCAATTTTGCATTTTCAGGCTTTATCCAGATAAAACTAGTAATGGATACTCTTGGGAAAAATTTTTTTACAGAGATTGCGGTAAATCCCCGTCATCGACGGGGGCGGACACCCCCTTTGAGAAAAAGGGGGACGGACGATAGCATTAGGGCTATTTTAACCTGTCAGGTTTTCGAAACCTGAAAGGGTTATGTACCGCAATTTTACATTTTCAGGCTTCAATAGTATGATGTAAGGAAGAAGCAAATGATGGCGACTATGGGGAATGTGAGGAAAAATGAAAGCCCCCAATTAATAAGGGTTTTGTTTTTAAATAGACTACCCACTCAATCGCAACCCTATCTTGCCCCGGCAGTTTCTGAACGGAACCACTCAATACATCCCCTGTCCTGGAGGGTGACAAATACCGTTTTACCATCGGTACCGCCAAATGTAACATTAGAGGTTTTCTTTCCTTTAGTCTTTACTTCTCTCAGGATTTTACCCTCCGGACTGATGATGCAGACCACACCCTTGTCATACCGGGTTACAAAGAGGTTTCCTTGGCATCACAACGCATCCCGTCAAGTCCAAAATCTTCAAACTCAACAAAAAGGCGCTTATTGGTGATGTTTCCATTTTCATCCAGGTCATAAACCCATATCCGTTTTTGAATACTCTCATTTACATAGAGCTTGTCATCATCAGGTGCTACTTCTATCCCATTGGTCGTACCCATGCCGGTTTCGAGAAGGGATAAAGTGCCACCAGGCATCACTTTCCATATCTGCCCTGTATTCTTAGCCCAATCGGGATCACTTAAAAAGAGTATCCCTTTATTGCTGATGGCCAGGTCGTTTGGCTGGTTCATTCTTGTATCGTGCACAAAGACCTCTGCTGAGCGGTTTTTCAAATCTACTTTTATCACATTATGATTGATAAAATCGGCTACAAACATTTCATTTTTGCTGTTAAACCGAATCCCGTTACCCACCGAACCATCAGGCAGTTGCAGAAAAACCTCCGGGGATTTTCCGGGAGCAATGATCGCTATAGTCCCATCCTTCTGAAAATTCACCGCATACAGGTTACCAAGGGCATCCACGGCAGGGCCTTCGCAATTATGCGTAAATAGCTGTTCATCCGTTAGATCCGAGCAAACATAATAGTCCTGTGCAAAAATTGAAATACCCGTAGATATGAGTAACAGAATGAGGATGGTCTTTTTCATCATATGTTTTTTTCAAAGATCGGAACTAATTCGAACCAAAACCAAATATTGCCAGCCCATTAGCAGATTACCCGCCTTAGAACGCAAGAATGGGATTCCCGCTTTTTCCTATCTTTGTGCTCCCAAAGCTGATTTTATGAATTTTGTTGAAGAGCTCCGCTGGCGCGGAATGATCCATGACTGTATGCCCGGTACCGGGGAAATGCTCGAAAAAGGAATGGCTACGGCCTATGTTGGAATTGACCCGACAGCCGACTCCCTGCATATTGGCCACCTTGTTAGTATTATGATGCTCAAGCATTTCCAGATTGCCGGCCATCGTCCGCTGGCTTTAGTGGGGGGAGCAACAGGGATGATCGGGGATCCTTCAGGGAAAAGTGAAGAGCGAAACCTTCTTTCAGAGGATTTACTCAGGCATAACCAGGAGTGTATCCATCAGCAACTGCTGCGTTTTCTCGACTTTGACCCGAAACACGCCAATGCTGCCAAAATTGTGAATAATTACGACTGGATGAAGGAGTTTTCATTCCTGGGATTCCTCCGTGAAGTTGGCAAGCATTTATCGATTAACTACATGATGGCCAAGGATTCGGTCCAGAAACGACTCGAAACAGGCATCTCTTTCACTGAATTCACCTATCAGCTGGTTCAGGGTTATGATTTTCTGCATCTCTATGAAAAAGAAGGATGCAGGCTCCAGATGGGTGGTTCCGACCAATGGGGAAATATCACCACCGGGACAGAACTTATCCGCAGGAAAACCGGGGGAGAAGCATTTGCCCTGACTTGTCCGCTAATCACCAAAGCGGATGGAGGTAAATTCGGGAAGACTGAAAAAGGCAATATCTGGCTTGATCCTGAAAAAACATCACCCTATGCCTTCTTCCAGTTCTGGCTGAATTGTTCGGATGAAGACAGCAAGAAATATATCAGGATTTTCACCCTCTTTTCAAAAAGCGATATAGAAGCTCTCGAATCAGAACAGGATGCAGCCCCACATCTCAGGATATTGCAGAAAGCCCTTGCCAAAGACCTTACCATTCGGGTGCATGGAGAAGCCGAATATAACCAGGCAGTTGAAGCATCGGAAATTCTTTTTGGAAAAGGTACCACGGAAACCTTGCAACAACTGGATGAAAGAACGCTGCTGAATGTATTTGAAGGAGTGCCACAGTTCGAAATATCCAGGACTGAGCTTGAAAATGGAATTGGCCTGGTAGACTTCCTTGCCGACAAAACAGCCATCTTCCCAAGTAAAGGAGAAGCCCGGAGAATGTTGAAAGACGGAGGGGTAATGATCAATAAGGCTAAAGTGGCGGAGGAGTTTATCGTTTCATCTGCTCATCTCCTCAACGACCGCTATATCCTTGCTCAGAAAGGGAAGAAGAACTACTTCCTGGTAAAAGCTGTTTAGATAAAATCCGACCTTAGGAAATTTCTTGCAATCGCACTTTTATTCTTGTCACTTCCTTTGTGAATCAAAGGCTTTGTATATTTGTTAAGCCTGCCTTCGGATTGTGATATGAAAGCCCAGTATGCGATATTTTCTGTTTTAGTATTTCTTGTCATTTCATTGGAATCGACAGCCGGTAATGAATTTCCCGGGAAATTTTCGTTTTTCTCCAAAGCGGTATCTTATTACAGAGCAGATCAGTCGGGAATAGAAAAAAGGACAACCGAAGGAAGGCCTATTGACACCAATCAGTTCAGGAAATCCGAAAGTCTGGGTTTTGAGTCAGCCTATAAATTATCCTGGGAAATAGGATTATACTTTCTGGAGCAGGGGAAGCACCCGCAAGCGCTGGATATTTTTAATAGTGTCAAGTCATATCTGGATGAAAACCAACCCCTTGACCTTGACAGGAAAAAACGTCTATCTGCTGTATATAACATCATTGGGGCTATTTATGAAGAAACCGGACTATGGAATGGCGCTCTCGACTTTTATATGAATTCGTTGCAGATTTGTAATGAAATTGGCTTCAATCCGGGGAAAGCAAAGGTTTACAACAATATTGGCAAGCTTTACTTCAACAGGATGGAGCTGAAAAAAGCCGAAGACCTTTTCCTGAAGGCCATTCAGATCAACAAAGAACTCAATATCCGTCCGGAATTATTTATTAACTACAATAATCTTGCAGGTGTTTATAAACTAAAGAATGACACAAAAAAGGCCCTGGATTATGCCCTGATTGCCTTGAATCAGTTAGACCAGGAAAGAGATTTCTATGACCTTGCACTGGTTTATTCAAATATTGGTAATTTATACCAGGACCTTGGTAACCACCCTGTTTCCCTTTCTTACTACAAGAAAGCGATCGAAATACAGGAAAGCCAATCATTCCAGATTGCCCTGATACGATCCTATCTTATCAGTTTCTTCAGCTTACCAAGAAATGAATCAGGGCAGATTCTGCGGAATCATATATCAGGAAATCGTTGATATTGGCCGAAAAAATCGGGAACCCCTCTCAAACGCTGGTAGTTTTGCAGGATGCAGCCCGTTTCTTTCATGAAACCGGACAATTCAAACTATCGTCAGACTATTATGCTGAGTACAAAAGTCTGAATGACTCCCTGGAATCTTTAAATAGTCTTATGAAAATTGAGCAGATACAAGCAGTTTACGAAGTGATCAACAAAGAGAAGGATAACCAGATTCTTCAGCAAAAGATTAACTTGCAACAACTTGCGATCCAGCGTCAACGGATCATATTGCTTGCTGTTTCAGTGATATTTATCCTGCTGGCTTATTTCTTCTTCTCCCTGCTAAAGAACCGCAGGAGGGAGCGCGCAAACAATGAAGCTTTGTCGCAGAAATCAGAAGCACTCCATCAAAGGGAAAAGGAGATGTTGCTGGAAAAGGAACATTCGCTGGAGCTCGAACTGGATTATAAAAACAGGCAGCTTACTTCCCATGCCCTCAACCTGTCACGGAATAATGAGCTGATCCAGAAAACCTCTGAAGAGCTGAAACTTATTCTATTGGGGATGAGTGCCAGGGATAAAGAACGCTCAAAACGTATCAGAAACCTCTTATCTACACTTCAGCAATATTCCACCGGTAACGATTGGGAAGAGTTCAGGCTATATTTCCAGGAAGTACATCAGTCATTCGAAAAAAACTTAACAGCAGCCTTCCCGGATTTATCCCCTAACGACAAGAAAATCTGTGCCTTACTAAAACTGGGTTTGTCAACGAAGGATATTGCATCCATTACTTTTCGCGAATTAAGAAGTGTTGAGTCGGCAAGAAACCGGCTTCGTAAAAAACTGGGAATTTCAACAGATGTAAATATTACCAATTTTCTTGCGCAGTTTTAATATCTGAATATCAAATTATTATCATGTAATGCAGTAGTAAAATATCGGCATATCTCTTTTTTGCCGTAGTGTATCAAACATAAGATGTATAAAACTCTTCCAGCTTGTGATTACATTTGTTTATATCAAGTGTGATGTAATTTGCCTATAATCTTTATTCATAAACCTTTGTCAATGAAAAGAATTCTTCAATCATTTCTCCTGGTGTTTTGCATGGTAAGTCTTACCCTTGCTCCAACAACATTAATGGCTCAATGGAATACCAACACTTCCGTAAATCTGGAAATTTCAGGATTGCCCATAGCCGATATGGTCTCTGTCCCAACCTCTGATGGTAAAACATGGATCGCTTTTTACCATGAGAACACCGGAAATTATGATATGAGGGCGCAATTAATCGATGAGGATGGTTTCAAACTTCTGGGCAATGATGGTGTACTGGTCAGCAATCAGCCTTCAGGGACAGCTACTTTTGTCTTTAATGCTTGTGTTGATAACAGTAACAATCTGATTATCGGATGCCAGGATGAACGGGCAGGTACATTGCAAGCGGTAGTATATAAAATTTCTCCTTCTGGGAGCCATTTATGGAACTCTACAGGGGTTATTCTTGGAGCCGGTATGGTACCCAATATGACAGCATTAACCAATAACGAGATTGCAGTAGCCTGGAATTCTGACACAGGTAATACCTTAAAACTCCAAAAAATTACTGCTGCTGGTACATTTGCCTGGGCAAATGCTGTTTCATTACTTGTGGGTTCAACCACTACTACCCGAGGACAGTTAATCGCCAATACAGACAATAAATTCACAATTGTCTACCAGAAAAATGCAGGCGGAATTTCTACCAACCTATACGCCCAGATGTTTAACAGCAGTGGAACAGCCTTATATGCGCCATTGCAGATTTGCAGCCAGACTACCGCTCCATACCGGTATTATTCAATTACTGCTGAAGCCGATACCACCTATTTCGGGTATTACAGTTCAACCGGATTTCGTTTCAATTCTTTTGTTCAAAGGATCAATCCCGGCGGAACCATCCCTTATGGAATGAACGGGGCTGCTTTCAATACTTATACCAGCGGATCCGATAATTACCAGATGGAGACAAGCATCGGACTTGAGCCCGGTTCACAATATATCTGGTCAGTAGCTTCATTTTGTGATCCTAATCAGACAAACTACGGGGTGTATGTGCAGAAATTCCTGAAATCTACCGGAGCAAGGCAATTTACTGATATGGGTAAAATGGTTTACCCCGTCTCTTCAAATCGCGATATGAGGGCAGGAGAAATCGCCATCATTGACGACAACCCCATGTTTGCCAGTTACAATAGTGATTACAAGATTTTTGCAACACGCCTTGATAATAATGGAAACTTTGTTTGGCCTGGTAGCCGCGTTGAATTAAGTTCAACCTCGGGTACTGCTAAAGGAAGATTCGGATTTACAAAAATTAGCGATGGACGATGTGCAGTAGTTTGGACAGAAGACAGGGGTGGGGGAGATATGGGTTATGCGCAGGGAATTACTCCGGGTGGTTTAATTGCCCTTGATGTTGCCACCCAGGGTGGAGTACCGGCAACCATTACGATTGCCGGAGGGAGTCTTCAACTGATGGCTACAGTTTATCCTGTTACAGCCAATCAGAGTGTAACCTGGAGTATTTTACCGGTGACAGGCGCAGCCAGCATATCGGCAACCGGTCTGGTAACAGGGATAAGTAATGGAACGGTTTGGGCAAAAGCCACCTCTGTGCAGGATCTGACACTTTCAGATTCCATACAGATCACTTTAACCAACCAGGTAGCATTACCTCCAACTGTTATAACACTGTCAGCAAGTGGGATCAGTCTCGATGCAGCCCAGTTAAACGGAAGTGTAAATGCCAACTTTTTTATAAGTACAGCCTCATTTGAATGGGGGCTAACCAATGCTTACGGTAACACAGTTAGTGCCACACCGAACCAGGTTTCAGGGAATACAGCTACTGCTGTATCATCACCGTTGTCAGGATTATTGCCCGGAACAACCTATCATTTCCGTTGTGTAGCTTCAAATAGTGGTGGAAACAGTTATGGGCAGGATCTCACATTTACAACTCTCTGTCTCATGGCCGGCACTATTAGCCCCGTTTCAGGTCTTAGCACCTTATGTGCAGGTACAGTGGGAGTTACCTATTCTGTTGATCCTTTTCCCGCAGCCACATCCTACATCTGGACATTGCCGCAAGGAGCCACCATTACTTCAGGAGCCAATACCAACAGTATAACTGTCACCTATTCAACTTCTGCTGTATCGGGTGAAATCAGTGTTTATGCTACAGACGGAACCTGTAATAGTCTGCCTTCCCAAGCCCTTGCTGTTACTGTAATCCCGCTTCCTATACAAGCCGGGCCTATTTCTGGCGTTCAGGTAGTATGCGAGGCGACCGGGGTGTCCAGTATTCAGTACCGGCTATACCGGGAGTATCCGATTATACCTGGACAGTACCCACAGGTGCTGTTATTGTATCTGGACAAAATACAACAACAATCATTGTAGATTTTGAACCAGGATCCATCTCTGGAAATATAACGGTTTCTGGATCAAATGACTGTGGGAATGGGACTGCATCAAATCCTTTGCCTGTAAGTGTTAATCCATTACCAGGTACTCCCGGTTCAATTAATGGTCCCGTCCATATTTGTAAAGAGGCTTCCGGGGTCGTTTATTCAGTAGAACCTGTGACAAATGGATTTGGCTATTCATGGACACTGCCTGCTGGTGCATCAATCACTGCTGGTGTCAATACTCCTCAAATTACAGTTCATTTTACAACCAATGCTGTATCAGGAAATATTTCAGTAACTCCCTCAAATGGAAATTGCATAGGTGAACCCTCACCGGC contains:
- a CDS encoding tetratricopeptide repeat protein, encoding MKAQYAIFSVLVFLVISLESTAGNEFPGKFSFFSKAVSYYRADQSGIEKRTTEGRPIDTNQFRKSESLGFESAYKLSWEIGLYFLEQGKHPQALDIFNSVKSYLDENQPLDLDRKKRLSAVYNIIGAIYEETGLWNGALDFYMNSLQICNEIGFNPGKAKVYNNIGKLYFNRMELKKAEDLFLKAIQINKELNIRPELFINYNNLAGVYKLKNDTKKALDYALIALNQLDQERDFYDLALVYSNIGNLYQDLGNHPVSLSYYKKAIEIQESQSFQIALIRSYLISFFSLPRNESGQILRNHISGNR
- a CDS encoding Ig-like domain-containing protein translates to MKRILQSFLLVFCMVSLTLAPTTLMAQWNTNTSVNLEISGLPIADMVSVPTSDGKTWIAFYHENTGNYDMRAQLIDEDGFKLLGNDGVLVSNQPSGTATFVFNACVDNSNNLIIGCQDERAGTLQAVVYKISPSGSHLWNSTGVILGAGMVPNMTALTNNEIAVAWNSDTGNTLKLQKITAAGTFAWANAVSLLVGSTTTTRGQLIANTDNKFTIVYQKNAGGISTNLYAQMFNSSGTALYAPLQICSQTTAPYRYYSITAEADTTYFGYYSSTGFRFNSFVQRINPGGTIPYGMNGAAFNTYTSGSDNYQMETSIGLEPGSQYIWSVASFCDPNQTNYGVYVQKFLKSTGARQFTDMGKMVYPVSSNRDMRAGEIAIIDDNPMFASYNSDYKIFATRLDNNGNFVWPGSRVELSSTSGTAKGRFGFTKISDGRCAVVWTEDRGGGDMGYAQGITPGGLIALDVATQGGVPATITIAGGSLQLMATVYPVTANQSVTWSILPVTGAASISATGLVTGISNGTVWAKATSVQDLTLSDSIQITLTNQVALPPTVITLSASGISLDAAQLNGSVNANFFISTASFEWGLTNAYGNTVSATPNQVSGNTATAVSSPLSGLLPGTTYHFRCVASNSGGNSYGQDLTFTTLCLMAGTISPVSGLSTLCAGTVGVTYSVDPFPAATSYIWTLPQGATITSGANTNSITVTYSTSAVSGEISVYATDGTCNSLPSQALAVTVIPLPIQAGPISGVQVVCEATGVSSIQYRLYREYPIIPGQYPQVLLLYLDKIQQQSL
- a CDS encoding tyrosine--tRNA ligase; protein product: MNFVEELRWRGMIHDCMPGTGEMLEKGMATAYVGIDPTADSLHIGHLVSIMMLKHFQIAGHRPLALVGGATGMIGDPSGKSEERNLLSEDLLRHNQECIHQQLLRFLDFDPKHANAAKIVNNYDWMKEFSFLGFLREVGKHLSINYMMAKDSVQKRLETGISFTEFTYQLVQGYDFLHLYEKEGCRLQMGGSDQWGNITTGTELIRRKTGGEAFALTCPLITKADGGKFGKTEKGNIWLDPEKTSPYAFFQFWLNCSDEDSKKYIRIFTLFSKSDIEALESEQDAAPHLRILQKALAKDLTIRVHGEAEYNQAVEASEILFGKGTTETLQQLDERTLLNVFEGVPQFEISRTELENGIGLVDFLADKTAIFPSKGEARRMLKDGGVMINKAKVAEEFIVSSAHLLNDRYILAQKGKKNYFLVKAV